A section of the Spirosoma pollinicola genome encodes:
- a CDS encoding helix-turn-helix transcriptional regulator gives MPVSQSQRFQRINDQLRRGAAIPTAELMQVCGVAERTLKEDINQMRDRYRAPIKFSRRLGGYHYYESFDLKTIEIELTNQDVAALKNAVTTLNQFRDLAVFADFRGAVEKIEQAVRFRISQPSTSQAYIAFEAVPPGQGNELLDELLVACMNRQVIEFKYQKYDDAAPRLRTVFPHLMKEHRNRWYIIGYELYPPQLRVFGLDRVIADSLKSTALSIDPPPFDAEAYFRPALGVAVYDDPAEDVILSFTQKAGLHFRAQPFYPFRKEDILVDSKDEFRVKLCIIINQELVFELARFGNSVKIMAPDSLVQKLITFLQSTLNQYQLY, from the coding sequence ATGCCTGTCTCACAATCGCAACGTTTCCAGCGCATCAATGACCAGCTCCGGCGCGGGGCCGCTATTCCTACCGCCGAACTTATGCAGGTTTGTGGAGTGGCCGAACGCACGCTCAAGGAGGACATTAACCAAATGCGCGACCGGTACCGGGCACCCATTAAATTCAGTCGTCGACTGGGAGGTTATCATTATTACGAATCGTTTGATTTGAAGACAATTGAAATTGAGTTGACCAACCAGGATGTAGCGGCTCTGAAAAACGCAGTGACTACGCTGAATCAATTCAGGGATTTAGCCGTATTTGCCGATTTCCGGGGGGCTGTGGAGAAGATTGAGCAGGCAGTCCGCTTCCGGATTAGTCAGCCGTCAACCTCACAGGCCTACATTGCTTTCGAAGCCGTTCCACCGGGACAGGGTAACGAGTTGCTGGACGAGCTACTGGTGGCCTGTATGAACCGACAAGTTATTGAATTTAAGTACCAGAAGTATGATGATGCTGCTCCCCGCCTACGCACGGTGTTTCCACATTTAATGAAAGAGCACCGCAACCGGTGGTACATTATCGGATATGAACTTTACCCACCCCAACTGCGGGTATTCGGATTAGACCGCGTGATTGCCGACTCACTCAAATCGACAGCCCTATCTATTGATCCACCACCGTTTGATGCCGAGGCTTATTTTCGTCCGGCTTTGGGTGTGGCCGTGTATGATGATCCGGCTGAGGATGTGATTCTATCATTTACTCAAAAAGCCGGGCTTCATTTTCGGGCCCAGCCCTTTTATCCGTTTCGGAAAGAGGATATTTTAGTGGATAGCAAGGATGAATTTCGGGTAAAGCTATGCATCATTATTAACCAAGAACTTGTATTTGAATTAGCTCGATTCGGTAATTCAGTGAAGATTATGGCTCCTGATTCATTAGTCCAGAAACTAATAACCTTTTTACAGAGTACCTTAAATCAGTATCAACTGTACTGA
- a CDS encoding glycoside hydrolase family 15 protein — translation MNNETHYAFGAPGIPGKWTSSAKSGIGKAIDASNPISFTISHGILNEVYYPREDNACTRDMELLVTNGTDFFSEEKRDVDADVQMLEPGVPAYLISSTCKDKRYTLRKEIIADPLRNTVLQKIKFTSSTGPPKDYQVFVLLAPHISNQGGGNTGWTSDYKGVPMLFAEREGITLALACSLPFVRRSVGYVSSSDGYQDISTHRTMEWTFTQAEAGNIALTAQIGIGEDQEEFTVALSFGRNYKEAAVRARASLIQGFDAVKELYVSQWQQWHSRIQASTGGNVGKLFRNSIAVMRMHEATHFPGAVIASLSIPWGNTKGDGNIGGYHLVWPRDLVECSGGFLAFGAHDDAMRVLNYLMATQEADGHWPQNMWLEGDPYWNGLQLDQLAFPILLMGQCSTKSVLTKQAEKAAWDCVRKAATFLLRYGPLSPQERWEEESGISISTLATCIAALLVAADFAIRNNDKALAQYCFETADYWNSNIDNWLYVTDTPMARQAGVDGYYIRINPSGCRSEALKGQNISLKNRPDDKKNMPVNELISVDALCLVRFGLRQADDPRIRNTIKVIDAHLKVETPSGPCWHRYNNDGYGEHEDGTAFDGTGIGRLWPLLTGERAHYEIAAGNMQGAQELMQTLEGLSDRELLSEQVWDSADMPEKELFFGRPSGSAMPLVWAHAEYVKLCASLREQKVFDRPTHTVTRYLVKNTKSKLDIWRFMLPCRSVRKGNSLRLETRTAARVHWSVDNWATVQDTPSKDTGFGLYYTDIPANLLSGETIDFTFFWIEANRWENKNYSVTTLNQKAWKRMI, via the coding sequence ATGAATAACGAAACCCACTATGCGTTTGGCGCACCGGGGATTCCTGGTAAATGGACCTCCAGTGCTAAGTCAGGAATTGGCAAAGCAATCGACGCGAGTAATCCCATCAGTTTTACCATTAGCCACGGCATTCTAAACGAAGTGTATTATCCCCGGGAAGACAATGCCTGCACCAGGGATATGGAATTGCTGGTGACCAACGGAACGGATTTTTTCTCCGAAGAAAAACGAGATGTTGACGCCGATGTGCAGATGTTGGAACCGGGTGTGCCAGCCTATTTGATTTCGAGTACCTGTAAGGACAAACGCTACACCCTGAGAAAAGAGATTATAGCCGATCCGCTGCGCAATACGGTGTTGCAGAAAATTAAATTTACCTCCTCAACCGGCCCGCCGAAGGATTATCAGGTTTTTGTTCTGCTGGCACCGCATATCAGCAATCAGGGGGGGGGCAATACCGGATGGACGAGTGATTACAAAGGGGTTCCAATGCTTTTTGCGGAACGAGAGGGTATTACACTCGCGTTGGCCTGTTCCCTGCCATTTGTCAGGCGTTCAGTGGGGTACGTCAGTAGCTCAGATGGCTATCAGGATATTAGTACCCATCGCACGATGGAATGGACCTTTACACAGGCTGAAGCGGGTAATATTGCCCTGACGGCCCAAATAGGCATCGGAGAGGATCAGGAAGAATTTACGGTGGCCCTATCGTTTGGTCGTAACTACAAGGAAGCAGCAGTTCGTGCCAGGGCCAGCCTGATCCAGGGGTTTGACGCTGTCAAAGAACTGTACGTGAGCCAATGGCAGCAATGGCATAGCCGGATTCAGGCGTCAACTGGCGGAAACGTCGGCAAACTATTTCGGAACAGCATCGCCGTCATGCGCATGCATGAAGCCACTCATTTTCCAGGCGCGGTAATCGCCAGTTTATCCATTCCCTGGGGCAATACCAAAGGCGATGGAAACATCGGCGGCTATCACCTGGTATGGCCACGTGATCTTGTGGAATGTTCAGGTGGATTTTTGGCCTTTGGCGCGCACGACGATGCTATGCGCGTGCTAAACTACCTGATGGCTACCCAGGAAGCCGATGGACACTGGCCCCAGAATATGTGGCTGGAAGGCGATCCGTACTGGAATGGCCTGCAACTTGATCAACTCGCGTTTCCTATATTGCTGATGGGACAATGCAGCACCAAAAGTGTATTGACGAAACAGGCCGAAAAAGCGGCCTGGGATTGTGTCCGCAAGGCCGCTACCTTTTTGCTGCGTTACGGTCCACTCTCCCCGCAGGAGCGGTGGGAAGAAGAAAGCGGCATCTCGATTTCTACGTTAGCTACCTGCATAGCAGCCCTGTTGGTGGCTGCCGACTTTGCCATCCGAAATAATGATAAAGCCCTGGCGCAGTACTGCTTCGAGACAGCTGATTACTGGAACAGCAACATTGACAATTGGCTCTACGTTACCGACACGCCGATGGCCCGGCAGGCCGGTGTCGATGGGTATTACATCCGTATCAATCCGTCAGGTTGTCGATCCGAAGCCCTCAAGGGCCAGAACATTAGCCTGAAAAACCGGCCCGACGATAAAAAAAATATGCCGGTCAATGAATTGATCAGCGTAGATGCCCTGTGCCTGGTGCGGTTTGGATTGCGCCAGGCAGATGACCCCAGAATACGGAACACGATCAAAGTCATTGATGCCCACCTAAAAGTGGAGACCCCATCCGGTCCCTGCTGGCACCGCTATAACAACGACGGGTACGGCGAACATGAGGACGGCACCGCCTTTGATGGCACTGGCATTGGTCGCCTCTGGCCGTTGTTGACCGGAGAACGCGCCCATTATGAAATTGCGGCCGGCAACATGCAGGGAGCGCAGGAACTGATGCAAACCCTGGAAGGGTTGTCTGACCGGGAACTGCTCTCCGAACAGGTGTGGGACTCGGCAGACATGCCTGAAAAAGAGCTGTTTTTCGGCCGCCCCTCCGGTTCGGCTATGCCGTTGGTGTGGGCCCACGCTGAGTATGTAAAACTCTGCGCATCCCTCCGTGAACAAAAAGTTTTTGATAGGCCAACCCATACCGTAACACGCTACTTGGTCAAAAATACCAAATCCAAACTGGACATCTGGCGGTTTATGCTGCCCTGTCGATCGGTAAGAAAAGGAAATTCACTGCGTCTAGAAACCCGCACCGCTGCGCGCGTTCACTGGTCGGTAGACAACTGGGCTACCGTGCAGGACACGCCAAGTAAGGACACGGGCTTCGGGTTATATTACACCGATATACCCGCCAACTTGCTCAGCGGAGAAACAATCGATTTCACATTTTTCTGGATCGAAGCCAACCGTTGGGAAAACAAAAATTATTCCGTTACAACCCTTAACCAAAAGGCATGGAAACGTATGATCTGA